The genome window ggaggtggaggaggaggtggtaACAGCAAAGCAAACGTCTTCTGATGCAATAAgagaatgctgaaagcatgggTATCAGTCGCATaatacattgaaaatcatcaccccaataaagcagtcATTATGcatgctacaaatttatttgatgataatgctgtgtTGCATTTTCGTCAAGTTTTGAAGTGTCAGTTTCctaataaaaaagaattagttcTGTATCATGAATAGTAAAGTACATAATAACTGTATGTGTAATTTTCTTTGAACAAATGGCATGAATAActtaaaacttttagtactttttctgcatggaatgcattatcgtattttacattaatttatatgggataaattgtaTCGCTTAATGAGTGTTTCACACTACGAGTAAGATTCTGAACTGAAGTACATTCTGTGCGCATGGAACAACCAAGACCTCAAAATAACTACAACATCAAGGAATGACACATGGGACAAATATATATTGCAGGAAAGAAAACTTTAGCACAAATCTTTAGTTGGGCCAGGTACAAGTACATTTATACTGTTTGCACTTAATATTAAGTTAGGCCTGATGAATCACACAAAGTCTTGAGAaacagagaagattttaatcatgtGAAAGAAGTCTTTCCCCCTAGATCAGTGATGCCAATTTGAAAGAAGATGTGTTCACTGCACCACAATACAGAAAATTACACTTGAGACGTCCGACACTAAACTCAtagaaaaaaattttaagtttgctaACAATTGTTAGTGACGTACTGGGTATTTAAGTGCTAACACACTTTGATCACTGAAACATGTACAGCCAGGAATTTTAACTTAAGATTTATATAATGAATAGCTTACAAACCTGCTTTGCTACAAAAATTGGAGCTGGTCCTGCCTTCAGACTGGGATCATATCCTGCACCAACTTGTGTGTCCCAGTTCTCTTCACAGTCAATTTCTGGCACATCAAATGGAGCTGCTTTTATTTCACCCGAGTCTGCCTCATCCGTAAGACGATAAAATTGCTGCTCAATTATTTTCTTGCTGGGACAAGTCTTCAGATGATACTGGTAATCAGGCACAGGAACAACATGAGTAGCATTAAATGGGCAGATCTGCATTTCTGCCATGGGATGATTTCTGCGGCATTTTACTATATGTATCTGCATTCTAGATCTTCGTATCTGATGAGCCTTCTCATAAGGGCATGTCTCAAGAGGGTCATCTTGGTCTGTGTACATTATGATGCCTGCGGAGGAATTACACATGGAGAAAAGTTAATGCCAATTAAAGAGTTGTAGCACAAATTTCAAGTACTATTATAATAAATCATTTCTTACTATGCAGTTACTATCTAACACACTCTTGCACACTCTATCATCAAAGGAAATGTAACCTGTATTTTATTTCAGATTGGTTTAGCTTTTctaaacaaaattttacaaatggaaGATTGGATAAACAAAGAAATTTAAATGGGCCATAAGAAAAATAGGAGCAGTATGTTCAAGTTTACTTCAGCTTTGGACAGGTTTTTTTTCAGTATTTAAGGTCTTCCCTTTTACCATAttttatagctcattacaaaaatcaagaaaaattttAGCAAATTCAGCCATGTTGCTAGATGCAGGACAGAAACACTTGATGTTTCCAAAGTAATGGGGATATTATGCAAGTCCTGTAATCTGGGGGGGGGATTAAATATTTACATTGCATTAAGCCATATCAAGTAATCTACAGGTCTCACTATCGTAACTGAATTTGTTCAAATTTGGTGTGCAGATCTGTTAAATGACCAAAGAAAGATTTACAAACTTTCAGCTCTCAAATTTTAATACCAATCCTGCAGAAAAATTCAGAGAACTATGTTAAAGCTCTCCCTTCACTATATACAGCTTTTTGTGACAATTATGCACTTTAAAGTAGATAGTACAGCACAGTTAAATAGACACATACACTATCACAAAATGAGAAACGGGAACAAATTAACTATATAGGAAGTAGCTCAAATTAACAAAGAAAGATTCTTTAGCTGTTATGGATACTGTATACAATAAGTGACCACTAACAATAAAATGTATTGAAAGGGCATCTGTATTCAGAAATAATTAAGAGATTAATGTAGTCTTTTCATCTATGTAGCCCAAGAGTGCCtagaagttacatctacatctacgcgattactctgctattcacaaaaaagtgcctggcagagggttcaatgaaccaccttcatgctgtctctctaccgttccactctcaaacggcacgcgggaaaaatgagcacttaaatttttctgtgcaagccctgagttctcttattttatcgtgatgatcatttctccctatgtaggtgggtaccaacagaatgttttcgcaacctgaggagaaaactggtgattgaaatttcatgagaagatcccgttgcaacaaaaaacgcctttcttttaatgattgccactccaattcacttatgtctgtgacactatctcccctatttcgcgatcatacaaaacaagctgcccttctttgtactttttcaatgtcatctgtcagtcccacctgatgcggatcccacatcgcacagcaatactcgagaatagggcggataagtgtggtgtaagcagtctatttggtagacctgttgcaccttctaagtgttctgccaatgaatcgtagtctttggttagctctacccacaatattatctatgtgatcgttccaatttaggttatttgtaattgtaatccttaagtatttagatgaatttacagccttcagatttgtgtgacctatcgcgtaatcgaaatttagctgatttcttttagtattcatgtgaataacttcacacttttcctgacTGGTGGGTTCATGATATGAAA of Schistocerca serialis cubense isolate TAMUIC-IGC-003099 chromosome 2, iqSchSeri2.2, whole genome shotgun sequence contains these proteins:
- the LOC126457403 gene encoding gametocyte-specific factor 1 homolog, with translation MYTDQDDPLETCPYEKAHQIRRSRMQIHIVKCRRNHPMAEMQICPFNATHVVPVPDYQYHLKTCPSKKIIEQQFYRLTDEADSGEIKAAPFDVPEIDCEENWDTQVGAGYDPSLKAGPAPIFVAKQGATKSEAKEFRKQQRMRLQEELAQHSDSRPSSSASTKTPSECSSPASIASDSTIRPREPKTRSLALQGVLSNRSKDISTSSAQQDIPDEVVASMGGLSLGRPLGRGSALIKRTV